From the genome of Sulfitobacter sp. DSM 110093, one region includes:
- a CDS encoding DUF3971 domain-containing protein yields MSDPSPSSPPAPTGEGQTRRRSRRRAGIASVAVLVLLAALATGAAVYFTGRPIPAPLWVQERIEARIASALPQARVDFGAMEFVVDEGWRPRVRLQDIFVTTPDGDEIVSFNEFKASLSMRSLLRGVAQPREISLSGVVANLRRGADGRVSLSAGAGIAPPEREAATLPQLIGQIDEVLAAPALSALRSVELRALTLRFEDVRAGRAWTGDGGRLRLSRSGDQLDLSADLAVLSGGAGVATLTANYSSQIGQSAATFGVTFDGIDARDIAAQGPAFSWLEVLRANISGAVRSGIDSTGSFTPINASLQIGKGALQPNPQTTPIPFDGARSYFSYDPARQLLRFDEMSLDSPWVSGSITGSSQLGDVTGGIPGRMVGQFTLRDLRANPAELYPEPVALDQADIDFQLSLDPFRLKLGRLEISDQGRSLRLDGELLAAPEGWKLSLDGRMDRLNPERLLTLWPETVKPKTRKWLDENLHGGRMRNLDLALRMDPGAPPQTYVAFDYAGAEVRFLKTLPHITDGSGHMSLLDNRLVVTVDAGEVIAPQGGAVTLDGSSFIIPDVRVKDGSPSVIRLNTRSTLTAALSLLNQPPMQVMDKAGLPVTLADGEAVLNGTLALPLKKGGKPEDVRYHLAGELLSLSTDTLVKDRSLQASRLSITANNDRITIGGAGRIDGVGFDGEWSQAIGPGSDESKLTAQVALTPTGLEAFGIALPPGSIRGSGTGQIAVDLKKGTAPRFSLQSNLAGVGISVPQLSWSKAPGTKGELRLAGRLGDTPNIDAFQLTAPGLRLAGSIDLKPGGALDRVRIDRLRRGDWLDIPVQLIGRGKGNPVQVVLGGGTLDMRRAEFGPSQGQAGPPMRVALDRLQITDTISLTNLSGTFNTAEGMDGSFTARLNGGTPVQGRVLPQGGRSAVRVVSDDAGGILRSAGLVKQVVGGNLSLTLLPVGSGGAFDGQLSVSEVGIQDAPGIAALVNAISVVGLINELNGDGIYFDDVEANFRLTPNRLTLTEASAVGASLGLSMEGVYALDSGLIDMQGVVSPVYLVNGIGSLFTRKGEGLIGFNYSLNGPAKEPNVSVNPLSALTPGMFRELFRSPPPAAPRVQGQANPVARVPEDR; encoded by the coding sequence ATGAGCGACCCATCCCCTTCCAGCCCGCCTGCGCCGACAGGCGAGGGGCAGACCCGCCGCAGGTCGCGCCGCCGTGCGGGGATCGCGTCGGTCGCGGTGCTGGTGCTACTGGCGGCGCTGGCCACGGGGGCGGCGGTCTATTTCACCGGGCGGCCGATCCCTGCGCCGCTTTGGGTGCAAGAGCGGATCGAGGCGCGGATCGCAAGCGCCCTGCCACAGGCGCGGGTGGATTTTGGCGCGATGGAGTTTGTCGTCGACGAGGGCTGGCGGCCGCGTGTGCGCCTGCAAGACATCTTTGTCACCACCCCTGACGGCGATGAAATCGTCAGTTTCAATGAGTTCAAGGCCAGCCTGTCGATGCGGTCGTTGTTGCGCGGCGTGGCGCAACCGCGAGAAATCTCATTATCAGGCGTTGTGGCCAATCTGCGCCGGGGGGCGGACGGACGCGTGAGCCTTTCCGCCGGGGCCGGGATCGCCCCGCCTGAGCGCGAGGCCGCGACGTTGCCCCAGTTGATCGGCCAGATTGACGAGGTGCTGGCAGCGCCTGCGCTTTCCGCCCTGCGATCGGTCGAGTTGCGCGCCCTGACCCTGCGTTTTGAAGATGTCCGTGCTGGCCGAGCATGGACGGGTGATGGGGGGCGGCTGCGCCTGTCGCGTAGTGGTGATCAGCTTGATCTATCTGCCGACCTTGCAGTGCTAAGCGGGGGCGCCGGGGTGGCCACACTGACCGCCAATTACAGCAGCCAAATCGGCCAGAGCGCCGCGACCTTTGGTGTCACCTTTGATGGGATCGACGCGCGTGATATCGCAGCCCAAGGCCCGGCGTTTTCGTGGCTAGAGGTGCTGCGCGCCAATATCTCCGGCGCGGTGCGCAGCGGGATCGACAGCACGGGCAGTTTTACGCCGATCAACGCTTCGCTGCAAATCGGCAAGGGCGCGTTGCAGCCCAATCCACAGACCACGCCAATCCCCTTTGACGGCGCGCGCAGCTACTTTAGCTATGATCCCGCACGCCAGCTTTTGCGTTTTGATGAGATGTCGCTCGACAGCCCGTGGGTTTCTGGCAGTATCACGGGCAGTTCGCAGTTGGGTGATGTCACGGGCGGTATTCCGGGGCGTATGGTGGGGCAGTTTACCCTGCGCGATCTGCGCGCCAACCCTGCCGAACTCTACCCCGAGCCTGTGGCGCTGGATCAGGCGGACATCGACTTCCAACTCAGCCTTGATCCTTTTCGTCTGAAGCTGGGACGGTTGGAGATCAGCGATCAGGGCCGCAGCCTTCGCCTTGATGGCGAATTGCTGGCCGCGCCCGAGGGTTGGAAACTGTCGCTTGATGGTCGGATGGACCGGCTGAACCCAGAGCGGCTGCTGACCCTTTGGCCTGAAACGGTGAAACCCAAGACCCGCAAATGGCTGGATGAGAACCTGCATGGGGGGCGGATGCGCAACCTTGATCTGGCCCTGCGCATGGACCCAGGTGCACCGCCGCAGACCTATGTGGCCTTTGACTATGCTGGGGCTGAGGTGCGTTTCCTCAAGACCTTGCCGCATATCACCGACGGCAGCGGGCATATGAGCTTGCTCGACAACCGTTTGGTTGTGACGGTGGACGCGGGCGAGGTGATCGCACCGCAGGGCGGGGCAGTGACGCTGGATGGATCGTCTTTCATTATCCCAGACGTGCGTGTGAAGGACGGCAGCCCATCGGTGATCCGCCTCAATACACGCTCTACCCTGACCGCTGCGCTGTCGCTGCTGAACCAACCGCCGATGCAGGTGATGGATAAGGCAGGGCTGCCTGTGACACTTGCGGATGGGGAGGCGGTGCTGAATGGCACGCTGGCGCTGCCGCTGAAAAAGGGTGGCAAGCCCGAGGATGTGCGCTATCACCTTGCGGGGGAACTGCTGTCTTTGTCGACCGATACCTTGGTCAAGGATCGCAGCCTTCAGGCCAGCAGGCTGTCAATCACCGCCAACAACGACCGTATCACCATCGGGGGCGCGGGCCGGATCGACGGGGTGGGCTTTGACGGGGAATGGTCGCAGGCCATTGGGCCGGGATCGGACGAAAGCAAGCTTACCGCGCAGGTGGCACTGACCCCCACGGGGCTAGAGGCTTTTGGCATCGCCCTACCGCCAGGCAGCATTCGTGGCAGCGGAACGGGGCAGATCGCGGTGGACCTGAAAAAGGGCACAGCGCCGCGGTTCTCGCTGCAAAGCAATCTGGCGGGGGTGGGCATTTCTGTTCCGCAACTTTCATGGAGCAAAGCGCCGGGCACCAAGGGCGAATTGCGGCTGGCCGGACGGTTGGGAGATACGCCCAATATCGACGCCTTTCAACTCACCGCGCCGGGGCTGAGGCTCGCCGGATCGATAGACCTGAAACCCGGCGGTGCGCTTGACCGTGTACGGATCGACCGCCTGCGGCGCGGCGACTGGCTGGATATCCCCGTGCAACTAATCGGGCGTGGCAAGGGCAATCCGGTGCAGGTGGTGCTGGGCGGCGGCACGCTTGATATGCGACGCGCAGAGTTCGGGCCTTCTCAAGGGCAGGCCGGACCACCAATGCGCGTGGCGCTGGATCGGTTGCAGATCACCGATACAATTTCTCTCACCAACCTGTCGGGCACATTCAACACTGCCGAGGGGATGGATGGATCGTTCACCGCGCGGCTGAATGGCGGCACACCTGTGCAAGGCCGGGTGCTGCCCCAAGGTGGGCGCAGCGCGGTGCGCGTGGTCTCAGACGATGCGGGCGGGATCTTGCGTTCGGCTGGGTTGGTCAAACAGGTGGTGGGCGGAAACCTATCGCTGACCCTGTTGCCGGTGGGATCGGGCGGGGCCTTTGATGGGCAACTCAGTGTAAGCGAGGTGGGCATACAAGACGCACCGGGGATTGCCGCGCTGGTTAATGCGATTTCGGTCGTGGGGCTGATCAACGAACTTAACGGCGACGGGATCTATTTCGATGATGTCGAAGCGAACTTTCGCCTGACCCCAAACCGCCTGACATTGACCGAAGCCAGCGCCGTAGGGGCGTCCTTGGGCTTATCGATGGAAGGAGTCTATGCGCTCGACAGTGGGTTAATCGACATGCAGGGCGTGGTGTCCCCGGTCTATCTAGTGAACGGAATCGGGTCGCTGTTCACCCGCAAGGGCGAGGGGTTGATTGGTTTTAATTACAGCCTTAATGGCCCAGCGAAAGAGCCCAATGTCTCGGTCAATCCGCTGTCGGCCCTGACGCCCGGGATGTTCCGTGAGCTGTTCCGGAGCCCGCCACCTGCCGCGCCGCGTGTGCAGGGCCAAGCGAATCCGGTTGCCCGAGTGCCAGAGGACCGCTAA